A stretch of Crossiella cryophila DNA encodes these proteins:
- a CDS encoding glycosyltransferase, whose amino-acid sequence MRVLLSTYGSRGDVEPVLGLAVRLRELGADVRVCAPPDFAGRVAGVGVEMVPVGLSASELTKARPPVSEFPRFAAELIGHQFKGVLDAARDCDAMVVTGMLPMIAGALSVAEKLGIYAASVVFQKLSLPSPHHRPMAYPGHPFPPEVTDNRELWKLSAQTVNELFGAALNTNREANGLPPVPNVQDYLHGDQQWLATDQALDPWLPTPELDVVQTGAWILPHERPLPADLEAFLAAGPPPVYVGFGSMPMHAATDVAQVAIDAVRALGHRVVVLRGWAGLDLIDDRSDCFAIGEVNQQALFPRMAAIVHHGGAGTTTTASRSGAPQVVLPQLADQPYWAGRVAELGIGAAHDGPAPTVESLTAALRVALAPRTRERALEVAGTVRTDGALVAAELLLETITRNKARA is encoded by the coding sequence ATGCGCGTGTTGTTGTCGACCTACGGTTCACGCGGTGACGTCGAGCCGGTGCTCGGACTCGCGGTGCGGCTGCGTGAACTCGGCGCGGACGTGCGGGTGTGCGCGCCGCCGGACTTCGCCGGGCGGGTGGCCGGGGTCGGCGTCGAGATGGTGCCGGTCGGCCTGTCCGCGAGCGAGCTGACCAAGGCGCGGCCGCCGGTCTCGGAGTTCCCCCGCTTCGCCGCCGAGCTGATCGGCCACCAGTTCAAGGGGGTCCTGGACGCGGCGCGGGACTGTGACGCGATGGTGGTCACCGGCATGCTGCCGATGATCGCCGGCGCGCTGTCGGTGGCGGAGAAGCTGGGCATCTACGCGGCCTCGGTGGTCTTCCAGAAGCTCAGCCTGCCCTCCCCGCACCACCGGCCGATGGCCTACCCGGGCCACCCCTTCCCGCCGGAGGTGACCGACAACCGGGAGCTGTGGAAGCTCAGCGCCCAGACGGTGAATGAGCTGTTCGGGGCCGCGCTGAACACGAACCGCGAGGCCAACGGCCTGCCGCCGGTGCCCAACGTGCAGGACTACCTGCACGGCGATCAGCAGTGGCTGGCCACCGACCAGGCACTGGACCCGTGGCTGCCCACGCCCGAGCTGGACGTGGTGCAGACCGGGGCGTGGATCCTGCCGCACGAGCGCCCACTGCCAGCCGACCTGGAAGCCTTCCTGGCCGCCGGGCCGCCGCCGGTGTACGTGGGCTTCGGCAGCATGCCCATGCACGCCGCCACCGACGTGGCCCAGGTCGCCATCGACGCGGTGCGCGCACTGGGTCACCGGGTGGTCGTGCTGCGCGGCTGGGCCGGGCTGGACCTGATCGACGACCGGTCGGACTGCTTCGCGATCGGCGAGGTCAACCAGCAGGCCCTCTTCCCCAGGATGGCCGCGATCGTGCACCACGGCGGCGCGGGCACCACCACCACCGCCAGCCGCTCCGGCGCACCCCAGGTGGTCCTCCCACAGCTCGCTGACCAGCCCTATTGGGCCGGGCGGGTGGCCGAGCTGGGCATCGGCGCTGCGCATGACGGCCCGGCGCCGACCGTCGAGTCGCTGACCGCCGCCCTGCGCGTCGCCCTGGCCCCTCGGACCAGGGAGCGGGCGCTGGAGGTCGCGGGCACGGTGCGCACCGATGGGGCGCTGGTGGCCGCGGAACTGCTGCTTGAGACCATCACCCGGAACAAGGCACGGGCTTGA
- a CDS encoding slipin family protein yields the protein MNGLIVAIVIAVVALLLSLSVRVVKQYEQGVLFRLGKVQGARLPGLRLLIPVVDILHRVTLRIITLPIQSQGIITRDNVRVDVSAVAYFKVVDAVKSVVAIENVHAAIDQIAQTTLRKVVGQHTLDQTLSETDQINLDIRKILDIATVEWGVEVTLVELKDIQLPDSMKRAMARQAEAEREKRAKIINAEGESLAAAALGEASDTMMAHPLALQLRNLQTLVELGVDKNTTVVFPAPLMSTIGELGTFLARESAAASPHNGGQAGVIPVQATTPPPDRPSQVAPM from the coding sequence ATGAACGGTCTGATCGTCGCCATCGTCATCGCCGTGGTCGCACTGCTGCTGAGTCTGTCGGTGCGCGTGGTCAAGCAGTACGAACAGGGTGTGCTGTTCCGCCTCGGCAAGGTCCAAGGCGCCCGGCTGCCGGGGCTGCGCCTGCTCATCCCGGTGGTGGACATCCTGCACCGGGTGACCCTGCGGATCATCACCCTGCCCATCCAGTCCCAGGGCATCATCACCCGCGACAACGTCAGGGTGGACGTCTCCGCGGTCGCCTACTTCAAGGTGGTCGACGCGGTGAAGTCGGTGGTGGCCATCGAGAACGTGCACGCGGCCATCGACCAGATCGCCCAGACCACCCTGCGCAAGGTCGTCGGCCAGCACACCCTTGACCAGACCCTGTCCGAGACCGACCAGATCAACCTGGACATCCGCAAGATCCTCGACATCGCCACGGTCGAATGGGGCGTGGAGGTCACGCTGGTGGAGCTGAAGGACATCCAGTTGCCCGACAGCATGAAACGGGCGATGGCCCGGCAGGCCGAAGCCGAACGGGAGAAGCGAGCCAAGATCATCAACGCCGAGGGCGAATCCCTGGCCGCCGCCGCACTGGGCGAGGCATCCGACACGATGATGGCCCACCCGCTGGCCCTGCAACTGCGCAACCTGCAGACCCTGGTCGAACTCGGGGTGGACAAGAACACCACCGTGGTGTTCCCGGCGCCGCTGATGAGCACCATCGGCGAACTCGGCACCTTCCTGGCCAGGGAGTCCGCCGCGGCGAGCCCGCACAACGGGGGCCAGGCCGGTGTCATTCCGGTGCAGGCCACCACACCGCCGCCGGACCGGCCGTCACAGGTAGCACCTATGTAG
- a CDS encoding STAS domain-containing protein, producing MSTSLRPVTAASPSPARDRTQDPPAPEQLLDVTAYAARPGALVLSVRGEIDLYTSPLLRELLLAQLPRAARLVVINLTEVDFLGAAGLTVLLTVRTRAQAAGTHLRVVTGAPLVRWVLSAAGLLTVLDVRPDLAHALPPAGGPPHFV from the coding sequence ATGAGCACCTCGCTCCGACCGGTGACCGCGGCCAGCCCGTCCCCGGCGCGCGACCGCACGCAGGATCCCCCTGCCCCAGAACAGCTCCTGGACGTCACGGCGTACGCGGCCCGGCCGGGCGCACTGGTGCTCTCGGTACGCGGTGAGATCGACCTGTACACCAGCCCATTGCTGCGGGAGCTGCTGCTCGCCCAGTTGCCCCGCGCCGCCAGACTGGTGGTCATCAACCTCACCGAGGTGGACTTCCTCGGCGCGGCCGGACTCACCGTGCTGCTGACCGTCCGGACCCGCGCCCAGGCCGCAGGCACCCACCTCCGCGTGGTGACGGGCGCGCCCCTGGTCCGCTGGGTGCTCAGCGCCGCGGGACTCCTGACCGTGCTGGACGTCCGGCCGGATCTCGCGCACGCGCTGCCGCCCGCGGGCGGGCCCCCGCACTTCGTCTGA
- a CDS encoding acyl-CoA desaturase, producing MTTAAPTHPPLGPDSKPMIIPGRTLGEQILVKVFVLLPFAALIAAVPLAWGWGLGWTDLALAAGMYVLACLGVTVGYHRLFTHRAFKANRGLRIALAVAGGLAAQGQVIVWVADHRRHHAFSDRAGDPHSPWRYGTGPAALAKGFWHAHMGWLFERVSTNTERFAPDLRADPDLRLIDRLFPLWVTLGIALPTALGGLISWSWQGALTAFFWAGLVRISFLHHVTWSVNSICHLIGERPFRSRDKAANFWPLAILSMGESWHNSHHADPTCARHGVLRGQLDVSARVIWLLAKLGWATEVRWTNPARLARLAITPGTRAAVTTGRLRP from the coding sequence ATGACCACCGCCGCGCCAACCCACCCGCCGCTCGGGCCCGACTCGAAGCCGATGATCATCCCCGGCCGGACGCTGGGTGAGCAGATCCTGGTCAAGGTCTTCGTGCTGCTGCCGTTCGCGGCGCTGATCGCCGCGGTGCCGCTGGCCTGGGGCTGGGGGCTGGGCTGGACCGATCTCGCGCTGGCCGCGGGCATGTACGTGCTGGCCTGTCTCGGGGTGACCGTGGGCTACCACCGGCTGTTCACCCACCGCGCGTTCAAGGCCAATCGCGGGCTGCGGATCGCACTGGCGGTGGCGGGCGGACTGGCCGCGCAGGGACAGGTGATCGTGTGGGTGGCCGACCACCGGCGGCACCACGCCTTCTCCGACCGGGCAGGCGATCCGCACTCGCCCTGGCGCTACGGCACCGGACCGGCAGCCCTGGCCAAGGGCTTCTGGCACGCGCACATGGGCTGGCTGTTCGAGCGGGTCAGCACCAACACCGAACGGTTCGCCCCCGACCTGCGCGCCGACCCCGATCTGCGGCTCATCGACCGGCTGTTCCCGCTGTGGGTCACCCTGGGCATCGCGCTGCCGACCGCGCTGGGCGGGCTGATCAGCTGGTCCTGGCAGGGTGCGCTGACCGCGTTCTTCTGGGCCGGGCTGGTGCGGATCTCCTTCCTGCACCACGTGACCTGGTCGGTGAACTCGATCTGCCACCTGATCGGCGAGCGGCCGTTCCGCTCCAGGGACAAGGCCGCGAACTTCTGGCCGCTGGCCATCCTGTCCATGGGCGAGTCCTGGCACAACTCCCACCACGCCGACCCCACCTGCGCCCGCCACGGCGTGCTGCGCGGTCAGCTCGACGTCTCCGCCAGGGTGATCTGGCTGCTGGCGAAACTGGGCTGGGCCACCGAGGTCCGCTGGACCAACCCTGCCAGGCTGGCCCGCCTGGCCATCACCCCTGGCACCCGCGCCGCGGTCACCACCGGCCGGCTCCGGCCATGA
- a CDS encoding RNA polymerase sigma factor, with protein MHRDSFAMVFPELLTRIQDREWAAMVELHDQLSEEVFQASQAITDDELAAELITIDVFVQVWDHPEALSGPAAPADPGVLSRAMVEQARHRAVLWCVGERPAEFALDAVKPPVVYGRLRS; from the coding sequence ATGCACCGGGACTCGTTCGCCATGGTCTTCCCTGAGTTGCTCACCCGAATCCAGGACCGGGAGTGGGCGGCCATGGTGGAACTGCACGACCAGCTCAGCGAAGAGGTTTTCCAGGCCAGTCAGGCCATCACCGACGACGAACTGGCCGCCGAGCTGATCACCATCGACGTGTTCGTGCAGGTCTGGGACCATCCCGAAGCACTCTCCGGCCCGGCCGCCCCGGCCGACCCCGGCGTGCTCAGCCGCGCCATGGTGGAACAGGCCCGGCACCGGGCGGTGCTCTGGTGCGTTGGCGAGCGGCCGGCGGAATTCGCCCTGGACGCGGTGAAGCCGCCCGTGGTGTACGGGCGGCTCCGCTCCTGA
- a CDS encoding GAF and ANTAR domain-containing protein has product MGTDRRRDILVVIDEIASSARQPVNIQHVCLACRRGLTATGVAIYLVGAAQPIEVVGPLGEEMAELQVTLGEGPVSEVVRQNQPVFVPNLVNSGSTRRWPAFAPAALSLGVASVFVLPLTLGAIALGALEICREVEGPLSPAELADALLCADTATTLLLSRSAGPAAGELPHTEPEGRWAVVHQATGMVSVQLDTDLDQAFLRLRAHAYGTDRRLSEVAADVVARRLNFTPDTNEKQR; this is encoded by the coding sequence GTGGGCACGGATCGGCGCCGCGACATCCTGGTGGTGATCGACGAGATCGCCAGCTCTGCCCGGCAACCGGTCAACATCCAGCACGTCTGCCTGGCCTGCCGGCGCGGGTTGACCGCGACCGGGGTGGCGATCTACCTGGTCGGTGCGGCGCAACCGATCGAGGTCGTCGGACCGCTGGGGGAGGAGATGGCCGAGCTGCAGGTCACCCTTGGTGAAGGGCCGGTCTCCGAGGTCGTGCGGCAGAACCAGCCGGTGTTCGTGCCGAACCTGGTGAACTCCGGCAGCACCCGCCGCTGGCCTGCCTTCGCACCCGCCGCGCTCTCCCTCGGGGTGGCCTCGGTGTTCGTGCTGCCCTTGACGCTGGGCGCGATCGCACTGGGCGCGCTGGAGATCTGCCGGGAGGTCGAGGGCCCGCTCTCGCCCGCGGAACTCGCGGACGCGTTGCTGTGCGCGGACACCGCGACCACGTTGCTGCTCAGCCGATCGGCCGGCCCGGCGGCAGGCGAGTTGCCGCACACCGAGCCGGAGGGGCGCTGGGCGGTGGTGCACCAGGCGACCGGCATGGTGTCGGTGCAGCTGGACACCGATCTGGACCAGGCGTTCCTGCGACTGCGGGCGCACGCCTACGGCACCGACCGCCGGCTGTCCGAGGTGGCGGCCGACGTGGTGGCGCGCAGACTGAATTTCACCCCGGACACCAACGAGAAACAGAGGTGA
- a CDS encoding GAF and ANTAR domain-containing protein, with the protein MLDRRVAQTFVELADTLVLGFDTIDFLHTLTERCVELLEVDAVGILLVDQRGALNLVAASTEQARMLELFQLQDEEGPCLDCFRTGLPVGCPDLGAEPQRWPRFSVAAGEQGFAAVQAVPMRLREEVIGALNLFGSTAGGISAEAIALAQSFANVATISILQVRALRHSEMVAEQLQTALNSRIMIEQAKGILTERLQIGIADAFALMRNHARGTNQFLSDVAQQVISRSPEVADLLKARPPRPGR; encoded by the coding sequence GTGTTGGACAGGCGGGTCGCGCAGACCTTCGTCGAGCTGGCGGACACCCTCGTGCTGGGGTTCGACACCATCGACTTCCTGCACACCCTGACCGAGCGTTGCGTCGAGCTGCTGGAGGTGGACGCGGTCGGGATCCTGCTGGTGGACCAGCGGGGCGCGCTGAACCTGGTGGCCGCCTCCACCGAGCAGGCCCGGATGCTGGAGCTGTTCCAGCTGCAGGACGAGGAAGGCCCCTGCCTGGACTGCTTCCGCACCGGACTGCCGGTGGGCTGCCCTGACCTGGGCGCGGAGCCACAGCGCTGGCCGCGGTTCAGCGTCGCGGCCGGTGAGCAGGGCTTCGCCGCGGTGCAGGCGGTGCCGATGCGGTTGCGCGAGGAGGTCATCGGCGCGCTGAACCTGTTCGGCAGCACCGCGGGCGGCATCTCGGCCGAGGCGATCGCGCTGGCGCAGTCCTTCGCCAATGTGGCCACGATCAGCATCCTGCAGGTGCGCGCGCTCCGGCACAGCGAGATGGTCGCCGAGCAGCTGCAGACCGCGCTGAACAGCCGGATCATGATCGAGCAGGCGAAGGGGATCCTGACCGAGCGGCTGCAGATCGGTATCGCGGACGCGTTCGCGCTGATGCGCAACCACGCCCGCGGCACCAATCAGTTCCTCTCCGACGTGGCCCAGCAGGTGATCTCGCGATCGCCCGAGGTGGCCGACCTGCTCAAGGCCAGGCCACCCCGGCCGGGCCGGTAG
- a CDS encoding SidA/IucD/PvdA family monooxygenase, with translation MSETVVDVLGIGFGPGGIALAAALAEEAPELSCRFLEARAEPAWQPGMLLSGSDTQHHPSRDLATLRNPRSRYTFLNYLHETGRLLDFLNVPTQFPLRKDYARYVRWVAEQLSAVVAYNSRVSAIETDGEHYLVTTTGGQTHRGRSLVYGTGRTPHIPEVFAPHLGPQVCHSNDYQWRITEARTRLGRPLTVAVIGASQSAAEIALDLHSGSQDRVLAVMRSFGYRQKDHSPFSEQAYFPEFTDYYFHAGKTGKARLDQQLRPSNYSTVDLDVLEALYVRRYEDSIDGQTRLELHGNNEITAVSRDDSGVRLSLHEVNTGADTVLSADLVVLGTGFRDLGPAEHQERHPALLAPIAPALATDEDGVLLVQRDYRVPGEVPPLFLNGLCEHSHGLGDAGSFSLLSLRARTLLEGIRQAVADRVPATTAW, from the coding sequence ATGAGCGAAACCGTGGTCGACGTCCTGGGCATCGGCTTCGGCCCAGGCGGCATCGCGCTGGCCGCCGCGCTGGCGGAGGAGGCTCCGGAGCTGTCCTGCCGGTTCCTGGAGGCCCGCGCGGAACCGGCCTGGCAGCCGGGCATGCTGCTGTCCGGCTCGGACACCCAGCACCACCCCAGCCGCGACCTGGCCACCCTGCGCAACCCGCGCAGCCGCTACACCTTCCTCAACTACCTGCACGAGACCGGCCGCCTGCTCGATTTCCTCAACGTGCCAACGCAGTTCCCGCTGCGCAAGGACTACGCCAGGTACGTGCGCTGGGTGGCCGAACAGCTCAGCGCGGTGGTCGCCTACAACAGCCGGGTCAGCGCGATCGAGACCGACGGCGAGCACTACCTGGTCACCACCACCGGCGGCCAGACCCACCGCGGCCGCAGCCTGGTCTACGGCACCGGCCGCACCCCGCACATCCCCGAGGTCTTCGCCCCGCACCTGGGCCCGCAGGTCTGCCACAGCAACGACTACCAGTGGCGGATCACCGAAGCCAGGACCCGGCTGGGCCGCCCGTTGACGGTGGCCGTGATCGGCGCCAGCCAGAGCGCGGCCGAGATCGCCCTGGACCTGCACAGCGGTTCCCAGGACCGGGTGCTCGCGGTGATGCGGAGTTTCGGCTACCGGCAGAAGGACCACAGCCCGTTCTCCGAACAGGCCTACTTCCCGGAGTTCACCGACTACTACTTCCACGCGGGCAAAACCGGCAAGGCCCGCCTGGACCAGCAGCTCCGCCCGAGCAATTACTCCACAGTGGACCTGGACGTGCTGGAAGCCCTGTACGTGCGCCGCTACGAGGACAGCATCGACGGGCAGACCCGCCTGGAACTGCACGGCAACAACGAGATCACCGCGGTCAGCCGGGACGACTCCGGGGTGCGGCTGTCCCTGCACGAGGTCAATACCGGCGCGGACACCGTGCTCTCGGCCGACCTGGTGGTGCTGGGCACCGGCTTCCGCGACCTCGGCCCGGCCGAACACCAGGAACGCCACCCCGCCCTGCTCGCCCCCATCGCGCCCGCGCTGGCCACCGACGAGGACGGCGTGCTGCTGGTGCAGCGGGACTACCGGGTGCCCGGCGAGGTGCCGCCGCTGTTCCTCAACGGCCTGTGCGAGCACAGCCACGGACTCGGCGACGCGGGTTCGTTCAGCCTGCTCTCGCTGCGGGCGCGCACCCTGCTGGAGGGCATCCGGCAGGCGGTGGCCGACCGGGTACCGGCGACGACCGCCTGGTGA
- a CDS encoding diaminobutyrate--2-oxoglutarate transaminase, whose product MPESDLSTVFERHESNVRSYCRSFPAVFERAQGAYLWDRDGTRYTDLLCGAGALNYGHNPPDMVARVVAYLTGGGPVQSLDLYTTAKADFLARFNEVVLAPRGMDDHVLQFPGPAGTLAVEAALKLARKITGRSNVISFAHGFHGVSLGSLATTANPLLRGAAGVPLRDVTVLPYDDSAFALAEQAEPPAAFILETVQGEGGLNVASRAWLANLRRLADSLGALVIVDDIQAGCGRTGTFFSFDGYPELRPDLVCLSKSLSGMGLPMAALLIRREYDRWAPGEHNGTFRGHNLAFVAGTAALDLWAGNEFPAHALTLAEDIRATLTGLAAALPAGTAEVAGRGAMSGLRFASTALVEHIRSNLFRANVIAESSGDGHVLKFLPPLTMSRSEWSTVADTIGSVVTDVATLDVAV is encoded by the coding sequence ATGCCCGAGTCCGACCTCAGCACCGTGTTCGAGCGCCACGAGTCCAACGTGCGCAGCTACTGCCGCAGTTTCCCCGCCGTCTTCGAGCGGGCGCAGGGCGCGTATCTGTGGGATCGCGACGGAACGCGCTACACCGACCTGCTGTGCGGGGCGGGCGCGCTGAACTACGGGCACAACCCACCGGACATGGTGGCCAGGGTCGTGGCCTACCTGACCGGCGGCGGACCAGTGCAGTCCCTTGACCTCTACACCACCGCCAAGGCCGATTTCCTGGCCCGCTTCAACGAGGTCGTGCTCGCGCCGCGCGGCATGGACGACCACGTCCTGCAGTTCCCCGGCCCGGCAGGCACCCTCGCGGTGGAGGCGGCGCTCAAATTGGCCCGTAAGATCACCGGTCGTAGCAACGTGATCAGCTTCGCGCACGGGTTCCACGGGGTGTCGCTGGGTTCGCTGGCCACCACCGCCAACCCGCTGCTGCGGGGCGCGGCCGGGGTGCCGCTGCGCGATGTCACCGTGCTGCCCTACGACGATTCCGCCTTCGCGCTGGCCGAACAGGCCGAGCCACCCGCGGCGTTCATCCTGGAGACCGTGCAGGGCGAGGGCGGCCTCAACGTGGCGAGCCGGGCCTGGCTGGCCAACCTGCGCAGGCTCGCCGATTCCCTTGGCGCGCTGGTGATCGTGGACGACATCCAGGCCGGCTGCGGGCGCACCGGCACCTTCTTCAGCTTCGACGGCTACCCGGAACTGCGACCGGACCTGGTGTGCCTGTCGAAGTCGTTGAGCGGCATGGGTTTGCCGATGGCCGCGCTGCTGATCCGGCGGGAGTACGACCGCTGGGCACCCGGTGAGCACAACGGCACCTTCCGCGGCCACAACCTGGCCTTCGTGGCCGGTACCGCGGCCCTGGACCTGTGGGCGGGCAACGAGTTCCCGGCGCACGCGCTGACCCTGGCCGAGGACATCAGGGCCACCCTGACCGGCCTGGCCGCCGCCCTGCCCGCGGGCACCGCCGAGGTCGCCGGGCGCGGCGCGATGAGCGGGCTGCGCTTCGCCAGCACCGCGCTGGTCGAGCACATCCGGTCGAACCTGTTCCGCGCCAACGTGATCGCCGAGAGCAGCGGGGACGGGCACGTGCTGAAGTTCCTGCCGCCGCTGACCATGTCCCGCTCCGAGTGGAGCACCGTGGCCGACACGATCGGCTCAGTAGTCACCGACGTCGCCACCCTCGACGTCGCCGTCTGA
- a CDS encoding cytochrome P450, with the protein MSTRTLVAPRSLAELDLADPRLHAEQDLSEVWRTLRRSEPVHRHRPVGRAPGFWVVTRFADAAEVYLDTDRFSSAGGNVLATLLQGGDSASGVMAAVTDGSRHRDLRSVLLKAFSPRVLTGVVQAVEQNSRELVNAALDQEVCDFAVDVAGKLPITVICDLLGVPVEDREFLLGLTKTALSSDTADQTPFEIWQARNDILSYFGKLAEERRRNPGTDAVSVLVTGTVGGQPLTQDEVVANCYSLILGGDETSRLSMIGAVLAFTEHPDQWAALKSGAVTVESAADEVLRWTTPAIHFGRTATQDSTLNGVRIAKGEIVTVWNASANRDEARFPDPDRFDLGRTPNKHLSFGHGPHYCVGAYLGKAEITAMLTALRDQVAAIEPAGPALPIYSNMLSGYRSLPVRLSR; encoded by the coding sequence ATGAGCACCCGCACGCTCGTGGCACCGCGGTCGCTGGCCGAGCTGGACCTGGCCGACCCGCGGCTGCACGCCGAGCAGGACCTCAGCGAGGTCTGGCGCACACTGCGCCGCTCGGAGCCGGTACACCGGCACCGACCGGTCGGTAGGGCGCCCGGTTTCTGGGTGGTCACCCGCTTCGCCGACGCGGCCGAGGTCTACCTGGACACGGACCGGTTCAGCTCGGCTGGCGGCAACGTGCTGGCCACCCTGTTGCAGGGCGGCGACTCCGCCAGCGGGGTGATGGCCGCGGTCACCGACGGGTCCCGGCACCGGGACCTGCGCAGCGTGCTGCTCAAGGCGTTCTCCCCCCGGGTGCTCACCGGCGTCGTCCAGGCGGTCGAGCAGAACAGCCGGGAACTGGTCAACGCCGCACTCGACCAGGAGGTCTGCGACTTCGCGGTGGACGTGGCGGGCAAACTGCCGATCACCGTGATCTGCGACCTGCTTGGCGTTCCGGTCGAGGATCGGGAGTTCCTGTTGGGACTGACCAAAACCGCGCTCAGCTCCGACACTGCCGACCAGACGCCGTTCGAGATCTGGCAGGCCCGCAACGACATCCTCAGCTACTTCGGCAAACTCGCGGAAGAGCGGCGGCGGAACCCGGGCACGGACGCGGTGAGCGTGCTGGTCACCGGCACCGTCGGCGGTCAACCGCTGACCCAGGACGAGGTGGTGGCCAACTGCTACAGCCTCATCCTCGGCGGCGACGAGACCAGCAGGCTGTCCATGATCGGCGCGGTGCTGGCCTTCACCGAACACCCCGACCAGTGGGCGGCACTGAAATCCGGTGCGGTCACAGTGGAATCGGCCGCCGACGAGGTGCTGCGGTGGACCACCCCGGCCATCCACTTCGGCCGGACGGCCACCCAGGACAGCACGCTCAACGGCGTCCGGATCGCCAAGGGCGAGATCGTCACCGTCTGGAACGCCTCGGCCAACCGGGACGAGGCCCGTTTCCCCGACCCGGATCGCTTCGACCTGGGCCGCACCCCCAACAAGCACCTGTCCTTCGGCCACGGCCCGCACTACTGCGTCGGCGCCTACCTGGGCAAGGCGGAGATCACCGCGATGCTCACCGCCCTGCGCGACCAGGTCGCCGCCATCGAACCGGCGGGGCCTGCCCTGCCCATCTACTCGAACATGCTCAGCGGCTACCGAAGTCTCCCGGTGCGCCTGTCCAGGTGA
- a CDS encoding TauD/TfdA family dioxygenase has protein sequence MTGTDTLTPALAEAELAGFGTVAAGLLARAGERVDDPAWVAQARRLWEDTPADLRGRLREFRRHSGPDGRLLLTGLPVGLVPPTPSVPGSVQRDPAPGAAVLLLIASGLGDPASFAAEKSGALVQDVVPVPGQEEFQGNAGSVELTFHTENAFHPHRPDYVLLLCLRADHEGIAELRTCCTRRILPELSAQSRDALGRAEFVTEAPPSFGGNGEGVVHAILSGDPADPDLCFDEAATRALTEPGRVALAELSQVIRRTYDGVRLRPGDLAIVDNRVTLHGRSEFTPRYDGQDRWLQRTFSFTDLRRSRDHRPADGNVLVK, from the coding sequence GTGACCGGCACCGACACCCTCACCCCGGCACTAGCCGAGGCGGAGCTGGCCGGTTTTGGCACGGTCGCCGCCGGTCTGCTGGCCCGCGCGGGCGAACGCGTGGACGACCCGGCCTGGGTGGCCCAGGCCCGCAGGCTGTGGGAGGACACCCCGGCCGACCTGCGCGGCAGGCTCCGGGAGTTCCGCCGCCACTCCGGCCCCGACGGCAGGCTGCTGCTGACCGGGCTGCCGGTCGGCCTGGTCCCGCCCACCCCGTCGGTACCCGGTTCCGTGCAACGGGATCCGGCGCCCGGCGCGGCCGTGCTGCTGCTCATCGCCAGCGGACTGGGCGATCCGGCCTCCTTCGCCGCGGAGAAGTCCGGCGCGCTGGTCCAGGACGTGGTGCCGGTGCCCGGTCAGGAGGAGTTCCAGGGCAACGCGGGCTCGGTGGAACTGACCTTCCACACCGAGAACGCCTTCCACCCGCACCGCCCGGACTACGTGCTGCTGCTCTGCCTGCGCGCCGACCACGAGGGCATCGCCGAACTGCGCACCTGCTGCACCCGGCGGATCCTGCCCGAACTCTCCGCCCAGTCCAGGGACGCGCTGGGCCGGGCCGAGTTCGTCACCGAGGCCCCGCCCTCCTTCGGCGGCAACGGCGAGGGCGTGGTGCACGCCATCCTCAGCGGTGACCCGGCCGACCCCGACCTGTGCTTCGACGAGGCAGCCACCCGGGCGCTGACCGAACCGGGCCGGGTCGCGCTGGCCGAGCTGAGCCAGGTCATCCGGCGCACCTACGACGGCGTGCGGCTGCGGCCCGGCGATCTGGCCATTGTGGACAACCGGGTCACCCTGCACGGCCGCTCGGAGTTCACCCCGCGCTATGACGGGCAGGACCGCTGGTTGCAGCGCACCTTCTCCTTCACCGACCTGCGCCGCTCCCGCGACCACCGCCCCGCCGACGGAAATGTGCTGGTGAAGTGA
- a CDS encoding MbtH family protein has product MTNPFENPDGVYRVLVNAENQHSLWPDFVAIPDGWDSVFGPDTRPACLDYVEREWTDLRPQSLIEAMGK; this is encoded by the coding sequence ATGACCAACCCCTTCGAGAACCCCGACGGCGTGTACCGGGTCCTGGTCAACGCCGAGAACCAGCACTCGCTGTGGCCCGACTTCGTGGCCATCCCGGACGGCTGGGACAGCGTGTTCGGCCCGGACACCCGCCCGGCCTGCCTGGACTACGTCGAGCGCGAGTGGACCGACCTGCGGCCGCAGAGCCTGATCGAGGCGATGGGCAAGTGA